In the genome of Porphyrobacter sp. ULC335, one region contains:
- a CDS encoding UbiA family prenyltransferase produces the protein MATARPSLPARLWTYQAERFPLGKTAVLCAVFAGASVSVSAHLAGRGAPPLAAYLAAFVITLAFFFQLRVLDEIKDKEDDARFRPERPIPRGLVRLETIIALGIASAAVAALAALSVGPLLLLGLLGAAWLWMTLMSFEFFVADWLKARAFAYLVSHMAVMPLIDLVITGVEWTPHGTPPAGLWLFLFLSFANGCVLEIGRKLWAPESEREGVDSYSRILGPARGAVLWLACLMAALALLLAVGWATRTPWLTGGIGLVAVVYAVRAALRYRAQATPERAKALEDASGLWVFACYGAAGFAPFAGAAFG, from the coding sequence ATGGCGACCGCCCGCCCCTCCCTGCCCGCCCGCCTGTGGACCTATCAGGCCGAACGCTTCCCGCTCGGCAAGACCGCCGTGCTCTGCGCCGTCTTTGCAGGCGCGAGCGTCAGTGTTTCGGCGCACCTTGCCGGGCGCGGCGCCCCGCCGCTGGCCGCCTATCTCGCCGCTTTCGTCATCACACTCGCCTTCTTCTTCCAGTTGCGGGTGCTCGACGAGATCAAGGACAAGGAAGACGACGCCCGCTTCCGCCCCGAACGCCCGATCCCGCGCGGACTGGTGCGGCTGGAGACGATCATCGCGCTCGGCATCGCAAGCGCCGCCGTCGCCGCGCTGGCCGCGCTGTCGGTCGGCCCGCTGCTGCTGCTGGGACTGCTCGGCGCAGCGTGGCTGTGGATGACGCTGATGAGCTTCGAGTTCTTCGTGGCCGACTGGCTGAAGGCGCGGGCCTTTGCCTATCTGGTCAGCCACATGGCGGTGATGCCGCTGATCGACCTCGTCATCACCGGGGTCGAGTGGACGCCGCACGGCACCCCGCCAGCGGGGCTGTGGCTGTTCCTGTTCCTCAGCTTTGCCAATGGCTGCGTGCTGGAGATCGGGCGCAAGCTGTGGGCGCCGGAGAGCGAGCGCGAGGGGGTGGATAGTTACAGCCGTATCCTCGGCCCCGCGCGGGGCGCGGTGCTGTGGCTGGCGTGCCTCATGGCGGCGCTTGCGCTGCTGCTCGCGGTTGGCTGGGCGACGCGGACGCCATGGCTGACGGGCGGGATCGGGCTGGTCGCGGTGGTCTATGCCGTGCGAGCAGCGCTGCGTTACCGCGCGCAGGCTACGCCGGAGCGAGCCAAGGCGCTGGAGGATGCCTCGGGCCTGTGGGTGTTTGCCTGCTACGGCGCAGCAGGCTTTGCGCCGTTTGCGGGAGCGGCCTTCGGATGA
- a CDS encoding hydroxymethylglutaryl-CoA reductase: protein MLFPRRLLAFIESLGGAGAADALSARLGGAGTAGTKRFTVRRGIDPDAIRQWWADAGTGATGPIASEEALAALGQCAGNIENPIGMTALPLGVAGPLRVNGLHASGDYWLPLATSEAALVASYARGAHAINQAGGTSAALLGENVARAPAFVFTSLAEAGSFVAWATQHEAELAAAAHATTRHGRLQSIEPMIDSDTVFLVCRYTTGDASGQNMVTIATDALCRWIIAHTPVKPLHWFIEGNFSGDKKASYLGLIGGRGRKVSASVTLPEEVIRRTLGTSAETMLAYARVAQLGATLSGQIGAQGHFANGLAALFIATGQDAACVAESAVGFTRMEARADGALFMSVTLPNLMVGTVGGGTGMPHQRAALDLMGLAGSGKARALAEVTAGLCLAGEISIMAAIASGVFTSAHHKLARTRG, encoded by the coding sequence GTGTTGTTTCCCCGGCGTCTGCTGGCTTTCATCGAATCGCTGGGGGGTGCCGGTGCGGCAGACGCCTTGAGCGCGCGGCTTGGCGGTGCGGGCACGGCGGGGACGAAGCGCTTCACCGTCCGTCGCGGGATTGATCCCGATGCGATCCGCCAATGGTGGGCCGATGCAGGCACCGGAGCGACGGGGCCAATTGCCAGCGAAGAGGCGCTCGCCGCGCTCGGACAATGCGCGGGCAATATCGAAAATCCGATCGGCATGACCGCCCTGCCGCTGGGCGTGGCGGGGCCGCTGCGGGTCAACGGCCTCCATGCATCGGGCGATTACTGGCTACCGCTTGCCACTAGCGAGGCGGCGCTGGTCGCCTCCTATGCACGCGGTGCGCACGCCATCAATCAGGCCGGCGGGACGAGCGCGGCGCTGCTGGGCGAGAATGTCGCCCGCGCGCCCGCCTTCGTCTTTACCTCGCTGGCCGAAGCCGGAAGCTTTGTCGCCTGGGCTACCCAGCATGAAGCCGAGCTGGCCGCCGCCGCGCACGCCACCACCCGCCACGGCCGCCTGCAATCGATCGAGCCGATGATCGACAGCGACACCGTGTTCCTTGTCTGCCGCTACACCACCGGCGATGCATCCGGGCAGAACATGGTCACCATCGCTACCGATGCGCTGTGCCGCTGGATCATCGCGCACACACCGGTGAAGCCGCTGCACTGGTTCATCGAGGGCAATTTCTCGGGCGACAAGAAGGCGAGTTACCTGGGCCTGATCGGCGGGCGCGGGCGCAAGGTGTCCGCTAGCGTCACCCTGCCCGAAGAGGTGATCCGCCGCACGCTTGGCACGTCGGCAGAAACCATGCTTGCCTATGCGCGGGTGGCGCAGTTGGGCGCGACGCTGTCAGGCCAGATCGGCGCGCAGGGGCATTTTGCCAACGGCCTCGCCGCGCTGTTCATCGCTACCGGGCAGGACGCGGCCTGCGTGGCCGAGAGCGCCGTCGGCTTTACCCGGATGGAGGCGCGCGCGGACGGCGCGTTGTTCATGAGCGTCACCCTGCCCAACCTGATGGTCGGCACGGTGGGCGGCGGAACGGGGATGCCGCACCAGCGCGCAGCGCTCGACCTGATGGGCCTTGCGGGCAGCGGCAAGGCGCGGGCGCTTGCGGAAGTGACCGCGGGGCTGTGTCTTGCTGGCGAAATCTCGATCATGGCGGCGATTGCCAGCGGGGTCTTCACCAGCGCGCACCATAAGCTCGCCCGGACGCGCGGCTGA
- a CDS encoding carotenoid oxygenase family protein gives MTSLPSSPLDRRRFIQSLLAAAAASAVITPERALAGSAPALWALGVADVEADIAPRTLTQIAGRAPTDFAGTLYRNGPAKFRRGGSSAGHWFDGDGLIRRFRVADGRASLAARFADTPKRRQEARLDRIVMPGFGTPVGEGATINNNDDTNAANTSVMMLGGELLALWEGGSATQLDPESLLTAGIKTFRDDLRHMPFSAHPRIEADGSVWNFGGNGRVTGLWHLGADGRLIDFAVLPLPRASYFHDFTITARHIVIVLQPWLQTRGGFPISTTMEWQPGLGTQILVVAKDDLSQRRIYELPAFSAFHYGDGWEEADGTIRFAGCIEADPTFGQTSASAMLRGEYIRAPRPVLQQIVLYPDGKAALETTGIAAEFPASDLRRAQQPHQLTVHVTGYDDNGPFPHGIATWDWQRGRADSFDFGEHQLVEEFQYAPGKSAREGDGWLIGSTLNLKAGVSELHLLRAGDVAAGPVASWRADVALPISFHGVFVGA, from the coding sequence ATGACCAGCTTGCCTTCTTCCCCGCTCGACCGCCGCCGCTTCATCCAGTCGCTCCTGGCCGCCGCGGCAGCCAGCGCGGTCATCACCCCCGAACGGGCGCTGGCCGGGTCAGCGCCTGCGCTTTGGGCGTTGGGAGTCGCCGATGTCGAGGCCGATATCGCGCCGCGCACCCTGACCCAGATTGCGGGCCGTGCGCCGACAGATTTCGCAGGCACCCTCTACCGCAACGGCCCCGCCAAATTCCGGCGCGGCGGATCGAGCGCGGGCCACTGGTTCGACGGGGACGGGTTGATCCGGCGGTTCCGGGTTGCCGACGGCCGCGCGAGCCTCGCCGCACGTTTCGCCGATACGCCCAAACGGCGGCAGGAAGCCCGGCTCGACCGGATCGTGATGCCCGGCTTCGGCACGCCTGTCGGGGAAGGAGCGACCATCAACAACAACGATGATACCAACGCTGCCAACACCAGTGTGATGATGCTCGGCGGCGAACTGCTGGCCCTTTGGGAGGGCGGATCGGCGACGCAGCTCGACCCGGAAAGCCTGTTGACCGCGGGGATCAAGACCTTCCGCGACGATCTTCGTCATATGCCGTTTTCCGCTCACCCGCGGATAGAGGCTGACGGTTCGGTCTGGAATTTCGGCGGCAATGGGCGGGTGACGGGACTTTGGCATCTCGGCGCGGACGGGCGGTTGATTGATTTTGCCGTGCTGCCACTGCCGCGCGCCAGCTATTTCCATGACTTCACCATCACCGCACGGCACATCGTGATCGTGCTGCAACCGTGGCTGCAAACCCGCGGCGGCTTTCCGATCAGCACCACGATGGAATGGCAGCCCGGTCTTGGCACACAGATCCTGGTCGTCGCCAAGGACGATCTGAGCCAGCGCCGCATCTACGAGCTGCCGGCCTTCAGCGCCTTCCACTATGGTGATGGCTGGGAGGAGGCCGATGGCACCATCCGCTTTGCCGGCTGCATCGAGGCAGATCCGACCTTCGGCCAGACCAGCGCCAGCGCCATGCTGCGCGGGGAATATATCCGCGCGCCGCGTCCCGTGCTGCAGCAGATCGTGCTCTACCCCGACGGAAAGGCCGCGCTTGAAACCACAGGGATCGCGGCGGAATTCCCGGCCAGCGACCTGCGCCGCGCGCAGCAGCCGCACCAGTTGACCGTCCATGTGACGGGATATGACGACAACGGACCCTTTCCCCACGGCATCGCCACCTGGGACTGGCAACGCGGGCGCGCGGACAGCTTCGACTTCGGGGAACATCAGCTCGTGGAGGAGTTCCAGTATGCACCAGGCAAAAGCGCGCGCGAAGGCGATGGCTGGCTGATCGGATCAACCCTCAATCTGAAAGCCGGTGTGAGCGAGTTGCATCTGCTTCGTGCTGGCGATGTGGCAGCTGGCCCGGTTGCAAGCTGGCGCGCCGATGTCGCGCTGCCGATCAGTTTTCACGGGGTGTTCGTCGGGGCATAA
- a CDS encoding DUF2141 domain-containing protein encodes MTRSNTTISAVIGLALLIHTPRLAAEDAVPPAPTVAQADAERGSPVAGATTLQINFTRFASPTGQIMLALFDSKDAYDSGKAPVRAIAIAVTGDTVTATIADVAPGRYGFKILHDVNADGKMNTNPFGMPIEPFAFSNNAVGNMGPATWDAAAFEIAGPTVQTISFR; translated from the coding sequence ATGACCCGTTCAAACACCACCATCTCCGCTGTTATCGGCCTTGCCCTGCTGATCCACACCCCTCGCCTCGCTGCCGAGGACGCCGTTCCGCCTGCTCCGACGGTGGCGCAGGCCGATGCGGAACGCGGCAGCCCGGTCGCCGGCGCCACGACGCTCCAGATCAACTTCACCCGGTTTGCCAGCCCGACCGGCCAGATCATGCTGGCTCTGTTCGACAGCAAGGATGCCTATGACAGCGGCAAGGCTCCGGTCCGGGCGATCGCCATTGCGGTCACCGGAGACACCGTCACGGCCACGATCGCCGATGTCGCTCCGGGGCGTTACGGGTTCAAGATCCTCCATGATGTGAACGCCGACGGCAAGATGAACACCAACCCGTTCGGGATGCCGATCGAACCCTTTGCCTTCTCCAACAACGCGGTCGGGAACATGGGGCCTGCCACATGGGATGCCGCCGCGTTCGAGATTGCCGGGCCCACCGTGCAGACGATTTCATTCCGGTAA
- a CDS encoding phage integrase central domain-containing protein, producing MAWRKRDGQNAWVASKAVRSEHLISLFKARLGRMPLTDIEPADVLAAVRKIERQGQLVSARRTLQPAGAVFRYAVANVRF from the coding sequence TTGGCGTGGCGGAAGCGCGACGGCCAGAATGCTTGGGTTGCCAGCAAGGCTGTCCGCAGCGAGCACCTGATTTCGCTTTTCAAGGCGCGGTTGGGTCGTATGCCCCTTACCGACATCGAGCCCGCTGATGTGCTCGCGGCCGTCCGCAAGATCGAACGCCAAGGCCAACTGGTAAGCGCCCGTCGTACCCTGCAACCGGCCGGCGCAGTATTCCGCTATGCGGTGGCGAACGTCCGGTTCTGA
- a CDS encoding alpha/beta fold hydrolase, giving the protein MRIIELARHLIAALVAGLLTVAAATDPAVIHANRVGSRPYTEGFIGKGDDRIHYVSTGEGPPVILVHGFPSFWYVWFDQMEAFGECRKMIAIDAPGAGLSGRPARDADYRVARLARQLDRTIAALAPGQKVTLVGHDWGGALAWSYAQWKPQRLDRLAIFSAPPYDLFLDMLADDPAQRAASAYVPRLQALNRESIERLNVPSTLFETAYGRAISEGVLTAEEGELFRSALSDPAAIDAGIAWYRANIPPFDAISPRSGWPRRTGSKTMPVLLIEGSEDKTFAPTLAKRARAKSENLTTAMLAGVGHWTPFEDPQAANALLGAFLGLPDGRCPGA; this is encoded by the coding sequence ATGCGGATCATTGAGCTGGCGCGGCACTTGATTGCTGCCTTGGTCGCCGGACTGTTAACAGTGGCGGCTGCCACAGATCCCGCAGTCATTCATGCCAACCGCGTCGGCAGCCGCCCCTATACCGAAGGTTTCATCGGCAAGGGCGACGACCGCATCCACTACGTCTCCACGGGTGAGGGGCCGCCCGTGATCCTCGTCCACGGCTTTCCCAGCTTCTGGTATGTCTGGTTTGACCAGATGGAGGCCTTCGGCGAGTGCCGCAAAATGATCGCAATCGATGCGCCAGGGGCAGGCCTGTCGGGCCGTCCTGCGCGCGATGCTGACTACCGGGTGGCACGGCTCGCGCGGCAGCTTGACCGCACGATTGCGGCGCTGGCGCCTGGTCAGAAAGTCACGCTGGTGGGACACGACTGGGGCGGCGCGCTGGCATGGTCTTACGCACAGTGGAAACCGCAGCGGCTTGACCGGCTCGCCATATTCAGCGCGCCGCCTTATGACCTGTTTCTCGACATGCTGGCCGACGACCCGGCGCAGCGGGCAGCCTCGGCTTACGTCCCGCGCCTCCAGGCACTCAACCGTGAGAGCATCGAGCGGCTGAACGTGCCGTCCACCCTGTTCGAGACAGCCTATGGCCGCGCAATATCGGAAGGCGTATTGACCGCCGAGGAAGGCGAACTGTTCCGCAGTGCGCTGTCCGACCCGGCAGCGATTGACGCCGGTATTGCTTGGTACCGCGCCAATATCCCGCCCTTTGATGCCATAAGTCCCCGCAGCGGGTGGCCAAGGCGCACGGGCTCCAAAACCATGCCGGTGCTGTTGATCGAGGGAAGCGAGGACAAGACATTTGCTCCCACCCTCGCCAAGCGGGCCCGTGCCAAGTCAGAAAACCTCACCACTGCGATGCTCGCGGGCGTGGGCCACTGGACACCTTTCGAGGACCCGCAGGCTGCCAACGCCCTGCTCGGCGCGTTCCTTGGATTGCCGGATGGGCGCTGTCCGGGGGCCTAA
- a CDS encoding PQQ-binding-like beta-propeller repeat protein, translating to MSLRFAGALAASLLIAGCAPSESETKPDAASSLSGQAELGESLYLTHCSSCHDNATGGAPVRAAIEKRSAAYIKQSLTTGVMKAQGSALNPYEIAILADHLGTDAPPQVVAGKRCEGRLAVSGTPLWNRWGNGLSNARYQRQTAITPANVGRLELAWAFGFPEAQRARSQPAVIEQAVFTGSQSGRVYALDRMTGCIWWTFDAKAEVRNAPVLDVDAAAGPTLYFGDFDARVYAVDAETGKLRWTTTVRDHPDGTITGSLALHGGRLFVPMSSTEVLSAFNEDYECCTFRGGVTALDVSDGSRVWRWYSVDKPVRHKGGETAPSGAPVWGTPTVDPARGLLYVGTGENYSSPANDQSDAIIAIELATGRRKWVMQATAGDAWNAACGTKQSANCPAQDGPDFDFGAPPMLVKAGARDILLAGQKSGEIFAIDPDRGSVLWRQRVGRGGFNGGIHWGMASDGTTLFVPIADTPGSRFAKGDPRPGIHAFDVATGRPLWSRIEKLRCPEFSFACITALSAPVTLIPGVVFGGGHDGRLVAYAAKDGAVLWKTDTNRAFATINGVEAKGGTIDGQGPVVAGDMVIVNSGYDKFGEIAGNVLLVYRLKGADR from the coding sequence ATGTCACTAAGGTTTGCAGGGGCTTTGGCTGCAAGTCTCCTGATCGCCGGCTGCGCGCCGTCGGAAAGCGAAACCAAGCCCGATGCCGCATCCTCACTCAGCGGGCAGGCCGAGCTCGGCGAAAGCCTTTATCTCACCCATTGCAGCAGCTGTCATGACAATGCCACGGGCGGCGCCCCTGTCCGGGCAGCCATCGAAAAACGCAGTGCTGCCTATATCAAACAGTCTCTCACGACCGGGGTGATGAAGGCGCAGGGCTCTGCGCTTAATCCCTATGAAATCGCGATCCTCGCGGATCATCTGGGGACTGATGCCCCGCCGCAGGTGGTGGCGGGAAAACGCTGCGAGGGTCGCCTCGCGGTGTCTGGTACGCCTCTCTGGAACCGCTGGGGCAACGGCCTGTCCAACGCGCGTTACCAGCGTCAGACTGCGATCACGCCCGCCAATGTCGGGCGACTGGAGCTTGCCTGGGCCTTCGGCTTTCCCGAAGCGCAGCGTGCCCGTTCACAACCTGCGGTAATCGAGCAGGCAGTGTTCACCGGCAGCCAATCGGGCCGGGTCTATGCGCTCGACCGGATGACGGGGTGCATCTGGTGGACGTTCGATGCCAAGGCCGAAGTGCGCAATGCGCCCGTCCTTGACGTCGATGCCGCCGCTGGCCCGACGCTGTATTTCGGGGACTTTGACGCGCGTGTTTATGCGGTTGATGCCGAAACCGGCAAACTGCGCTGGACCACAACAGTGCGCGACCATCCGGACGGCACGATCACGGGCAGCCTCGCGCTGCATGGCGGTCGATTGTTCGTGCCAATGTCATCGACCGAAGTCCTGAGCGCTTTCAACGAGGATTACGAGTGCTGCACCTTCCGCGGCGGTGTGACGGCGCTCGATGTGTCGGATGGCAGCCGGGTGTGGCGCTGGTATTCGGTCGACAAGCCCGTCAGGCACAAGGGCGGCGAGACCGCGCCGAGCGGTGCGCCGGTTTGGGGCACCCCCACAGTCGATCCGGCGCGCGGACTGTTGTATGTCGGCACGGGCGAAAACTACTCCTCCCCCGCCAATGACCAAAGCGATGCGATCATCGCGATCGAACTTGCCACCGGCCGGCGCAAGTGGGTGATGCAGGCCACCGCCGGAGACGCGTGGAATGCGGCTTGCGGTACAAAGCAAAGCGCCAATTGCCCGGCCCAGGATGGACCCGACTTCGATTTCGGTGCGCCCCCGATGCTGGTGAAAGCGGGCGCTCGCGATATCCTGCTCGCCGGACAGAAATCTGGCGAGATCTTCGCGATCGATCCGGACCGGGGAAGCGTGCTGTGGCGCCAGCGGGTCGGGCGCGGCGGGTTCAACGGGGGTATACACTGGGGAATGGCAAGTGATGGCACAACGCTGTTCGTGCCTATTGCCGACACGCCCGGCAGCCGTTTCGCCAAGGGCGATCCGCGCCCCGGCATCCATGCATTCGACGTCGCAACGGGCCGCCCGCTGTGGTCGCGGATCGAAAAGCTTCGCTGTCCGGAATTCTCCTTTGCCTGCATCACCGCACTATCCGCTCCGGTCACACTGATCCCCGGGGTGGTGTTCGGCGGAGGGCATGACGGGCGGTTGGTCGCCTACGCTGCCAAGGATGGCGCAGTGCTGTGGAAGACAGACACCAACCGCGCCTTTGCGACCATCAACGGGGTTGAGGCCAAGGGCGGCACGATCGACGGTCAAGGACCGGTGGTGGCAGGGGACATGGTGATTGTGAACTCGGGATACGACAAGTTCGGCGAGATCGCGGGCAATGTGCTGCTGGTCTATCGCCTCAAGGGAGCCGACCGATGA
- a CDS encoding VOC family protein: protein MIRPAFTALACVWLASCAATTGTAAPGAAAAAPVPVIAGSIKGVHHIGITVSDIDDTLAFYSRSVPYELVERRMVDADAFPSEVLTRRKGKIEIALVRTPTVFLQLIDIDPDAKSPPERRPVIGPGYTHICFQSPSTAPKYDVFKANGLAMLSRGDGPVDLGGYGVTYAYGFDPDGIMIEMEQLTPEVIAAHGELGTKRMRFPAWATHIGNVTGDKEQMVAFYTKVLGHGPRRELPPTRRQTFDEIADIDGIVAAASWFDVGNFELEFWHYVEPRTPKGTAAQMIDAIGYNAIVFETNDLAATLERLEREGVRFAGKTFELGGWRVRYARDPEGNLIAFQQNIGASAARSIDDMLWLKDRAPQ, encoded by the coding sequence ATGATAAGACCTGCCTTTACCGCACTCGCCTGCGTATGGCTTGCAAGCTGCGCAGCGACCACCGGCACGGCTGCGCCGGGTGCCGCGGCAGCCGCACCTGTCCCGGTGATCGCAGGGTCGATCAAGGGCGTTCATCACATCGGCATCACTGTCAGCGACATCGACGACACGCTCGCCTTCTACAGCCGGTCTGTCCCTTACGAGCTGGTCGAGCGGCGGATGGTCGATGCTGACGCTTTTCCGTCCGAAGTGCTCACCAGGCGCAAAGGCAAGATCGAAATCGCACTGGTGCGCACGCCCACCGTCTTCCTGCAGTTGATCGATATCGATCCCGACGCCAAGTCCCCGCCCGAACGCCGCCCGGTGATCGGGCCGGGCTATACCCATATCTGCTTCCAGTCGCCCTCGACGGCGCCGAAATACGACGTGTTCAAGGCCAATGGCCTCGCCATGCTATCGCGCGGAGACGGGCCTGTCGATCTGGGCGGATACGGGGTGACCTATGCCTATGGCTTCGATCCTGACGGCATCATGATCGAGATGGAGCAGCTGACGCCCGAGGTGATTGCTGCGCACGGCGAGCTTGGAACCAAGCGGATGCGCTTTCCTGCCTGGGCAACGCATATCGGCAATGTCACCGGCGACAAGGAGCAGATGGTGGCGTTCTACACCAAGGTCCTCGGCCATGGCCCCCGCCGCGAGCTGCCGCCGACCCGGCGCCAGACCTTCGACGAGATTGCCGATATCGACGGCATTGTTGCCGCTGCGAGCTGGTTCGACGTCGGCAATTTCGAGCTGGAGTTCTGGCATTATGTCGAACCGCGCACGCCCAAGGGCACAGCTGCGCAGATGATCGACGCGATCGGCTACAATGCCATCGTCTTCGAGACCAACGATCTTGCCGCCACACTCGAACGGCTGGAACGCGAGGGCGTCCGCTTTGCCGGCAAGACATTCGAACTGGGCGGTTGGCGGGTGCGCTATGCCCGCGACCCCGAAGGCAATCTCATCGCATTCCAGCAGAACATCGGCGCCAGTGCGGCGCGTTCGATTGACGACATGCTGTGGCTGAAGGACAGGGCGCCGCAGTAA